Below is a genomic region from Thermoplasmata archaeon.
AGCCTCGCCGGCGTCTGCGGCGTGTACTGCGGTGCCTGCCCTGTGTACCGCGCGTGGGCGGAGCAGGACCTCGCGAAGCTCCACGCCCTCGCCGCCTCCCTAGGCACGACGACGGACAGGCTCGTGTGCACGGGCTGTCGCACGCCCGCCTCGTTCTGCTTCGGCGGCGACTGCGAGATCAAGGCGTGCGCCGAGGAGCGGGGCGTCGTGTTCTGCCCGAGCTGCGAGGACTACCCGTGCGACCGGATCCGCAGGTTCGAGGCGGGGGCGCCGTACCGCGCGCCGATGCGCCGAGGCGCGGACCGGCTTCGGGAGGCGGGCGTCTCCGTCTGGCTCCGGGAGCAGGACGCCGTGTGGCGTTGCCGTTCGTGCGGGGCGCGGACCGTCGCGGGAACGGACACCTGCCCGAGCTGCGGGAACTCCATCCCGGGTGCCTGAGCGGCTCCCCGAGGCGGGCGATGCGGAGAAACCGCGCGCCCCGAGAGCGCTCGCCTTCGTCCCCAAAAGCGTCTGCGGCAAACCTGATGACCCGATCGTTCCTCCCGGGGCGAAATGGCGCTCGAATGGCTGGCCTGGGTCCTCGGGGCCACCGTGATCTGGGGCTTCGGCACGCTCGCGGCGAAGCCGAGCACGGACCGGCTGGGTCCGAGGACCATGGGCATCGGCACGGTCCTCATCGAAGGAGGCGCCTTCGCGGTCCTCGGGCTGTTCCTCGCTCGCACTCCCCTCCCGGGAGACGCGTGGTTCGCCGCGGCCGCGGTGGCCGCGGGCGCTTTGGGCGCCGTCGGATACCTGTTCTTCTACGAGGGCATGCGCGTGGGCACCGTGGGCATCGTGGGCACGATCTCTGCGGCGTGCCCCATGCTCACGGTGATCCTAAGCGTCGTCTTCCTGAGCGAGACGCTCGGGATCCTCCAGGCGGTGGGGATCGGGCTCATCATGTTCTGCGTCCTCGTCCTGGCGTACGAGCCGAAGCACCCGAGCACGTCCCGGCGCGCCGCGGTCCTCCTGAGCCTCGCGGGCTTCTTCGTCTGGGGCATCTGGGGGTTCCTGGTCAAGGCGAGCGTGAGCGCCCTCGGCGAGGGCAACCTGGACCTGTTCCTGGCCACGGGCTACCTGGGGGTCACCGCCGGGTACGCGTTCCTGCGCCGCGCACCGAGGACGCGCGCCGACCCACCGTCCGCGCGGGGGTGGGGCCTCGGGCTCTTCGTGTTCCTCGCGGGCGGACTCAGCGCGGTCGCGCTCACGATCGCCTACGATCTTGGGCCCGCGGCCCTCGTGGCACCCATCTCGGGGACCTACCCCAT
It encodes:
- a CDS encoding DUF3795 domain-containing protein — encoded protein: MAVRLAVNDRAIDASLAGVCGVYCGACPVYRAWAEQDLAKLHALAASLGTTTDRLVCTGCRTPASFCFGGDCEIKACAEERGVVFCPSCEDYPCDRIRRFEAGAPYRAPMRRGADRLREAGVSVWLREQDAVWRCRSCGARTVAGTDTCPSCGNSIPGA
- a CDS encoding DMT family transporter gives rise to the protein MALEWLAWVLGATVIWGFGTLAAKPSTDRLGPRTMGIGTVLIEGGAFAVLGLFLARTPLPGDAWFAAAAVAAGALGAVGYLFFYEGMRVGTVGIVGTISAACPMLTVILSVVFLSETLGILQAVGIGLIMFCVLVLAYEPKHPSTSRRAAVLLSLAGFFVWGIWGFLVKASVSALGEGNLDLFLATGYLGVTAGYAFLRRAPRTRADPPSARGWGLGLFVFLAGGLSAVALTIAYDLGPAALVAPISGTYPIIATLAAAALLREKVDWRIAAALIAFGVGILLLSGA